The genomic window GAAAGATGTCCTCCTCCATGGAACCAGGTCGTGAAAGTCAAGTTTCCGGCGAACAGAGACGTTGTAAGTAAGGTTGTTGAAAGATAGAACGAAAGGAACAGGACGCATAAGATGATCATTATCTCCGTCAAGTGAAGAACCATCCCTGTCAAAGAATTCATGAACAGGAGTTTCGTCACCAACTTCAACCTTACGAACGTCGCTAACGTTCTTGAGAAGTTGGCCTAAAGTCAAAGATGAGCTAATAATCTCCATGGAATGAAACGGTGTTGCATTATCATCTTCTACTAGTATGCGAGACATTTAGAACAAAAGATGGTAAAGTGAGAAATGATGTGCTTACActtgaaaatcaaaacactCTTTGCATGATCAAAATGTTAGtctttgttctctgttttgctAGTATCTGTGTATAGgccttatatatatgaagtaaCGTGTGGAAGCGTGTGAACACGAAGGTTCTATGTGTTGAATGAGTTGCATCATCATGAGAAATCTGTTAGGTTTGTGTTGTTAACAATAATATTCTTAGCGTTTGGATGGAAAATGCGTTTTGGATTTCTCGTATTCAATTAGGGAGAGGTAATGGGATGACCAATAAATCTAGATTTTCCAAGGTGATAATACTAAAATACGTAGAAATGGCTGACACGTGGCGATTAGAATGGAGAATTAGGTGAAGGGTGTTGATCTAACCGAGGTATAGATAGTATATAGGATTGAGATGAGATATTTCTTGCGTTTCACATAGTGTTTGgtcaattaattaatgtttttaaaagattcttCGAATGTTGGTAGCGATATAGTGATTGTTTGTATCGCAAGCAAATGTGTACCTAGATAAACTattcacattttcttttgttttcgcGACCGAAGACGATTGCTTATGCTGCTAACTGCCTAAAAGTTGCAAATTGCAATAATTCCGGAACCCCAACTAATTCtaccaaatataatataaaagttatatttgATAAAGTAGCTAGATTTGTATTTAGTTTGGGAATATAAACTCCTGTTTTTGCTATGAAAGACTACACACAATCTCCAAgttcattttttctatttcttgaTTATTTAGTTGGTAACGGTGGAACATTCTTTACCAAACTCAAATATTGTGTTTGGTctttgtttcctctgttttattcACAGTATACAGAAGCTGATAaaacattctttttgttttgtaaaggGTGGAGTGGTGGTTTaagagaaatataataaaaatcgTCAAGTTTGTTGCTAAAATTAAACATGCATGCGAAAATTACACGAGAATCATAAAGATGGTGTCACATTTCAAATACTATTTgttaagaaagtaaaaatagtGATGTCTTTGATCCATCcagggaaagaagaaacagatcaAAAGGTTAGGCAACTTCCTCTTAAGTAGTACTTGGTCAAACTTCTAGTGATGGACACAATGGTAACATGAAAGCAAAATTGACGTACTGGCTTAGCTTCTTGGATTTCCAATCCTAAACTTTGACTTCACTGTTACATCTTTTTGGTTGACATTTTGAAGTTTAGGTGACTAACTTCTACCTACTGTAGTCTTCCTTACCGCCATAAGAAAAGGGTCAAAGATTTATAATACCATCTAATAAAGCTTATAAGAAAGTTGGCTACTTTGAATTCTATTTTCGACCAACTGTTTAGTTGtatatacttttgtttttaaaaagtgatgcaatttgaattttgtcaAATACGTTATGTTTACACCGACCACGAAAGATGGCATATAGCTCACACGCACATTAAAACTACTAAATTACTTCACTGGTAGCTTGTGGTATCTTTATATTAGTTTGAACTTTAAACTATTGATGTAGTTCATATTGTTAAGTTAAAAACATTACCAATTGTGaattaaactaaaatcttAGTCCTTTATAAAATTGTGAACCTAACATCATGTAAAATGTTAGATGTACGATTCTTTCTTTAGACAATATATGATAgctatgaaagaaaaaaataataattatacaacatatatcatcaatatctcaaattcaaaaagacAATTTTGCTTTCACAATAAAATTTCTGTTTCGGAAAAATTTACATTATGGCGTTCACGCCCTCTTATTCTTGCTTCCAAGCAACaacgaaaaataaaacaagatcCTAAAGAAGAATCCCCAAGCTAACGTTACCCACAAGCAACCCCATTTATCCAGCTGCTCAATTCCATGCTGCTTAAGCAAATCAGAGCCCGTCGTCAAACACGTTGATTCCGTTAACTCCATCCCCAAGTAACCGCTCATTGTCTCCAGAAGCTTAGCCTTTGTCGTTTCAGATACTCCTTCCATTATTGTATTATCAAACACTTGGTTTCCTCTCACGAAACAACGGGAGGGATCATCGAATTCGTTGTGCAGAACAGCTTCGTAGGGATACTTTAGCAGAGAAATGTAATGAATCCATATCCAATAAAGATGGATTCGATCACGGTTGACGTAGAATCCGCTGAAGAGGAGGCAGTATGAGAGATAGCCAAAGGTGACCATGTAACTCATCATCACGTTTGGAATCACACCGGAGACAAATGTAACAAACGAGCATCCTGACCAGAAGGACGCGAAGATGATCATAAGATAGTAGATAAAACCTGCCAGACCACCGTTTAGACCAACGAACCAGAACGTGGTCGCTGCAAAGCCTATGGAAAGTGCGAAGAGATGAGGCAGAGTTACTAAAGAGTGAGATATAACGTAGGAAGATCTTCGGTAAGCGTTATGCGCGGTTTCTCTTAAGAAAATGTATCTTTCTTGGATAAAAGCGGGTAAGCCATCCGCGCAACTGTAAAACATTGTGGCCATtgcaaaggagaagaagcttaaCCTTTCTTGGACGCCTCTAGGAGAGTCATCTACTTTCCAGTAAACCGTAGCCAAGAGAAAACCGGTCATCATGACTATGAAAACTCGTGTTCCGATAAGCTCGGGCGTTCGGGTCCAGTTTATCATGTAGCGTTTAGCTAAGATTACGGTTTCGACCCACCATGGATTTACGTATGAAGGAATAGATCTATATGAAGTAGAGACAAGTTTGCCTCTTGAAATGCTTGCATTGATGGCTTCTCCCAAAGATGATGAGTTATGGTGAGGTTCTTGACTAACTCTTAGCTTCCTATGTTGCCAATTTCGATTGAATTCGACTAAACCTCTTGTTCCTTCGGGAGATCCTTCAAGATCTTTGATTAGGTCAAGTGTGAATTCCGCAATGTTCTCTTTTTCCGGTATGGGACTACCAAATTCCGAGAAGAACAAAGGGAGAGTAGCAGGAGAATCACTAAACACAATCTGGCCAGAAGATAAGACGATTACACGATCAAGAAACTCCATAATCCGACCACTAGGCTGATGGATTGACATAATTACGATGCTGCCGCTACGTGCAATCTTTTTCAAGACTTGCACCACCATGAAGGCACTAGTTGAGTCTAGTCCTGAGGTTGGTTCGTCGAGGAACAAGACTATAGGATCGTGAATAATATCGGTCCCAATTGATACACGCCTTCTTTCTCCCCCGGAGACACCACGATGGCCTTCATCTCCGATCACAGTGTTTTTAACAGTTGTGAGCCCTAATTGATCTATTAGGGTTtctactctgtttcttttctttgatttgcttAAGCTTCGCGGAAGCCTAAATTCGGCAGCGAACATTAGAGTTTCTTCGACTGTGAGCATAGGGAAAAGGAGATCTTCTTGCATTACATAAGCTGATATGACTCTCAACAAACGAGATTGCAAAGCTTCTCCGTTTAGAGTTACCGTGCCTTTCAAGCTACCTTCGGCTATTTGTCCTGCTAATGCATCAATAAGCGTTGATTTTCCAGCTCCGCTTGCACCAAGAATGGCTAGGATCTCTCCTTCTTTAGCCTCTCCAGTGATACCATTGAGCAGTGTCTTTATCTTAGCAGGGCTATGTCCGAAACGAAGACCAAAACGCTGTTGAAGAGTGACGTTATAGGTGAGGTCGTTGAAAGCAAGGACGAACGGAATGGGCGGTATCTCAGATTCATCAACATCGATCACGGCGTCTCTTTGCAGCATCTCGCCGGAAGATTAACACAAAGCGCtgtgttattattttattgttggAGTAACCTTGAAGCttatttgaagaagaagctattcaagaaaaggaaattaggATTAGACATTATTGTTTAGGAAGCTGCCTAAATAAATATGTAAGTTATCCTAAAACAGATTAGGAAGTTGTCTAAGTTTTCTCTTATAAAAGAGAGATACTAAAGTGTGGTATTCCTAATGAGTTTTGAGATTGAGAGATTGTGAGAGAGCTTTAGTTTTTGAGTAAGTTTCTAAagcaataaaagaaagaagtctTTTATAATCAGAAGTCTTGATCTAAGATTTAAGTTCttaattcaatatttatatgatcAGCGATTCATCTAGAGATCATGAAAACGATTAGAACATTATTAATAGTATCAATTATATCTTCCATTTCTTGAGAAAAACTTATAGGATTGGAAGTTTTCAATCTATTAAAATGTTGTATCATTAAGCTCTATTTTCCATAAGCTCTTAAAGAATTCATATATGTGCTGGAAAAAAAggcaagaaaagagaaaaataaaagttttaccTGATGACGTAGTTTCTTAGAAGATCGTTGTTGGTGTGATCACGTAACCAAATTGAATGCATTTAGTTACGGCCCCATGACAGTAGAGATCATAGTCTGTTGCACTTAAAAGACAATTATTAATGGTGATTTGGGGTTTTTGATATAAGAAACTTGTGAGAGGAATTATGCCATAACTCAAGTAGTAATTAAATTACAAACGTTGAGAAGTTTATGAAGCGTCGTTATCGATTCTAGGCGAAATTAGATACTGCATATATATACTCGTGCAATCTACAAAAGGTTTCGTGACGTATATTAAAAGGAGtcttattaaaaatgtatattgcatttttgtgtgttgtgttgtgtacaCACACACAGTTCCTGTTTTCTTATGGCTTTGTCCTCTATCATCACATGCTTGGCTATCGTTGTATCTGATGTTGCGCTAACATGCATGAAGAACACATGCAGTTTAATCTTGTTCCCCTCTTGCCTTTTTCTCACGGCATAATTCATAGTACAACAGTGAGCGATGATTGTTAATTAACTTTCATTTGCTTATATATTCTATCGGTTTAATTGATTATAAGTATGTCAAAATGGTAGAAGATTAAATTAAAACGCCCTTTAGAATGCACAATTAAGCATGCCAGAACACaattaaactttaaacaagTACTATTTATATTATACTACTACTTAGATTTGAATAACACGTAGAGATTCTAAACTCATATTCACAGatgtaaaatatgaaataatacAAACTGATTTAATCATGGATTCATGATTACTGTTTAAATCTTAGCTTGAATTATTACAACATTCTCAGACATTACCAAATTTATCTATGTTTCACTTTATTTTCTCGAACCAGACGATAACTAATGTGtggaaatatttaattttcacGGTTCTAGTTAAATTGCGTTTGTGTATTCAATCAAGTGGTTCAAATTTAATTGCATTCTGACATGCTTTAAATTTTTGTCATTGAATAGTCAATTAAGCGATGTCTATTCTTGACCCAAAAAGTACTATTATTGATTTATGGTTTAGTGAATGCATTAATCAGATTATAATTCGCTAGATTTTGAATGGTCTATTTTTTCATGACTACGAATTTCGGGAAGGGACCattaattaaacttttaaatatttacttttaaacgTGCTATGCGCCACGTTGATTTGCATATCCACTATATTTCGTAGTCGACTGTGTGTTGATATTTCGTAATCTATTTTCTACCAAACAACTTTGAGGTTATGAATCTTTTGATCTTAATATGTATAGTATTCATTTCTTCTTATCATAATTCACCAAATATTTTGAGTTAAGGTATTGTCCACTCTTGTTCGTGTATTTCAACCCCACATCTTaaaaagttgtatatatatatatatatatatatatatatatatatatagatgcatAATTTCCAACCCATTTTCTAATTAGATTTagtaaagtttaaaatttggagACATTAAAAATTCATATGTATACGATACGAGACACTAAATAATGCTCTTAAGAATATATGAATGTCTATCTGTCTGAAACCTAACTTCAATCATTACTACATTTTCAAACAACACctcagatttttatttttttagtacaTAGtaattttctacttttatgtatagaaaaataatatatatatatatatattaagtaaCTTCAACTGAATCATATGTTGAAATCTAATCGTGTACTCGAGTAATTATTATGATACTAAggattttaagaaaaaatcctTTTACAATATTCCCATGAtgacacaaaattaaaaatgttacaaCTTGATTAGAAAACTACAACAACGTATATTATATGCGtttgttgtatgtttttgtgCTTGTAGACTACCTTCACGTCCTCTTATTCTTACTCCCGAACAGCAAGGACAAGTAAAACAAGATCCTAAAGAAGAGACCCCAAGCTAACGTAATCCATAAGCAATCCCACTTGCTCAATTGAGTTATACCTTGCTGCATAAGTAAGTCAGGTCCTGTTCTCAAGCATGTGGACTCTGTTATCTTCGTTCCTAAAGAGCCACTCAGTGTATCTAGGAGCTTAACCTTCATCACATGGGACACTTCCGCCAAAAGCGTACCATCAAATACTTGAACTCCCTTTACAAAACAACGTGACGGGTCATCAAACTCATTGATTAGAACAGCCTCGTAGGGATACTTCAGAAGCGAAATGTAATGAAACCATATCCAGTACAACGGTATCCGATCCCGGTTGATGTAGAATCCACCCAGCAGTAGACAATAGGAAAGATAGGCAATAGTGACCATGTAACTCATCATGACATTCGGAATTAAACCGGAAATGAAAGTAACAATGGAGGATCCAGACCAAAAGGCTGCGTATATTATGAGGCAGTAGTAAAAGAAACTCTCTAACCCGCCGCTCAAACCAACGGTCCAAAATGTAGTTGCGGCAAATGCAATGGAGAGAGCAAGTAGCTGAGGCAGAGACACAAGAGCGTGAGATATAACATATGAAGATGTTCTGTATGCGTTGTGCGTTGTCTCTCTCAAGAAAATGTATCGTTCTTGGATAAAAACAGGGATGTTGTCTGCACAACAATAGAACATTGTGGACATACCGAACGCAAAGAAGCCCATTCTCTCTTGTGCACCTCTTGGAGTGTTGTCAAGCCTCCAATATACAGTAGCTAAGAGAAGACCAGTCACCATGACAGTACCAATCCGCATTCCTATGAGCTCAGGCGTGCGGATCCAGTTTTTTATGTACCGTTTAGCTAAGATAAACGTTTCCGCCAATGGCGGGTTTGCGTATGAAGATACTGTTTCCATTGATATAGGATTGGCTCCAGATGAGCCAGAGACTAGTTTCCCTCTAGAAACACTTGCAGCGATGGCTTCTTTTAGAGATACGCGACTTTGTGTTGTGGCTCTAGCAGTTTGGTTCTGTTGCCACTTTTCGTTGAATTCTACTAAATCTCTGGTTCCTTCAGAGGATCCTTCAAGCTCTCGAATGACATCAAGTGCGAACTCTgtgatgttttctttctctggaATGGGACGGCCAAAGCTGGAGAAGAACGAAGGAAGACTAACCGGAGATCCATTGAACACACTCTTCCCGTGAGATAAGATGATAAGCCGATCAAGCAAACCAATGATACGTGCACTAGGTTGATGGATCGACATAATTACGACACTGCCACTCTGAGCAATTCGTTTCAAAACCTGCACCACCATAAACGCATTGGTGGAGTCTAACCCTGACGTTGGTTCGTCGAGGAAGAGGAGGATAGGATCGTGTATAATATCAATTCCGATTGACACGCGCCGTCGCTCTCCGCCAGATACTCCACGATGTCCTTCATCTCCGATTACCGTATCCGCCGCGTTTCTAAGCCCTAGTTGgtcaattagggtttcaacACGCTCCATCTTCTTCGATTTAGGCAAACTTCTCGGGAGACGAAACTCGGAAGCGAACATTAGGGTTTCTTTAACGGTGAGCATCGGAAAAAGAAGATCGTCTTGCATCACAT from Arabidopsis thaliana chromosome 3, partial sequence includes these protein-coding regions:
- the ABCG17 gene encoding ABC-2 type transporter family protein, whose amino-acid sequence is MLQRDAVIDVDESEIPPIPFVLAFNDLTYNVTLQQRFGLRFGHSPAKIKTLLNGITGEAKEGEILAILGASGAGKSTLIDALAGQIAEGSLKGTVTLNGEALQSRLLRVISAYVMQEDLLFPMLTVEETLMFAAEFRLPRSLSKSKKRNRVETLIDQLGLTTVKNTVIGDEGHRGVSGGERRRVSIGTDIIHDPIVLFLDEPTSGLDSTSAFMVVQVLKKIARSGSIVIMSIHQPSGRIMEFLDRVIVLSSGQIVFSDSPATLPLFFSEFGSPIPEKENIAEFTLDLIKDLEGSPEGTRGLVEFNRNWQHRKLRVSQEPHHNSSSLGEAINASISRGKLVSTSYRSIPSYVNPWWVETVILAKRYMINWTRTPELIGTRVFIVMMTGFLLATVYWKVDDSPRGVQERLSFFSFAMATMFYSCADGLPAFIQERYIFLRETAHNAYRRSSYVISHSLVTLPHLFALSIGFAATTFWFVGLNGGLAGFIYYLMIIFASFWSGCSFVTFVSGVIPNVMMSYMVTFGYLSYCLLFSGFYVNRDRIHLYWIWIHYISLLKYPYEAVLHNEFDDPSRCFVRGNQVFDNTIMEGVSETTKAKLLETMSGYLGMELTESTCLTTGSDLLKQHGIEQLDKWGCLWVTLAWGFFFRILFYFSLLLGSKNKRA
- the ABCG18 gene encoding ABC-2 type transporter family protein (ABC-2 type transporter family protein; FUNCTIONS IN: ATPase activity, coupled to transmembrane movement of substances; LOCATED IN: membrane; EXPRESSED IN: 21 plant structures; EXPRESSED DURING: 12 growth stages; CONTAINS InterPro DOMAIN/s: ATPase, AAA+ type, core (InterPro:IPR003593), ABC transporter-like (InterPro:IPR003439), ABC-2 type transporter (InterPro:IPR013525), ABC transporter, conserved site (InterPro:IPR017871); BEST Arabidopsis thaliana protein match is: white-brown complex homolog 19 (TAIR:AT3G55130.1); Has 385599 Blast hits to 351876 proteins in 4105 species: Archae - 7169; Bacteria - 305821; Metazoa - 8275; Fungi - 6295; Plants - 5429; Viruses - 12; Other Eukaryotes - 52598 (source: NCBI BLink).) encodes the protein MPRVSAEILDISHTGGNESPTLGELLKDFNDSGRKKYPGENAPTQHILDLAPAAETRSVPFLLSFNNLSYNVVLRRRFDFSRRKTASVKTLLDDITGEARDGEILAVLGGSGAGKSTLIDALAGRVAEDSLKGTVTLNGEKVLQSRLLKVISAYVMQDDLLFPMLTVKETLMFASEFRLPRSLPKSKKMERVETLIDQLGLRNAADTVIGDEGHRGVSGGERRRVSIGIDIIHDPILLFLDEPTSGLDSTNAFMVVQVLKRIAQSGSVVIMSIHQPSARIIGLLDRLIILSHGKSVFNGSPVSLPSFFSSFGRPIPEKENITEFALDVIRELEGSSEGTRDLVEFNEKWQQNQTARATTQSRVSLKEAIAASVSRGKLVSGSSGANPISMETVSSYANPPLAETFILAKRYIKNWIRTPELIGMRIGTVMVTGLLLATVYWRLDNTPRGAQERMGFFAFGMSTMFYCCADNIPVFIQERYIFLRETTHNAYRTSSYVISHALVSLPQLLALSIAFAATTFWTVGLSGGLESFFYYCLIIYAAFWSGSSIVTFISGLIPNVMMSYMVTIAYLSYCLLLGGFYINRDRIPLYWIWFHYISLLKYPYEAVLINEFDDPSRCFVKGVQVFDGTLLAEVSHVMKVKLLDTLSGSLGTKITESTCLRTGPDLLMQQGITQLSKWDCLWITLAWGLFFRILFYLSLLFGSKNKRT